In Scomber japonicus isolate fScoJap1 chromosome 11, fScoJap1.pri, whole genome shotgun sequence, the genomic stretch AGCGGATGAGCCAGTTCTGGTACAGTGATGAAACGGCAACAAAGTTAGCTGAGGAGGTCATACGTGAAGCTGGAGAGGGAGGCAGgtaaagccacacacacacacatcacctattttacatattatatttgacatgatatttttaattaattgacatgaCTGTAGAAATCTCTTTTCACTTTGACACTGTAGGTGTGGacatcagtctgtgtgttttctgttgatgAACAGACTGAGCAGCTTTTCTCTGTACTACTTAACAACATAGAAAGAAGCCTTGTACTTATAGTTTCCAAAGccaaaatgtttggttcatcAATTTGTGCCAAATGTACACACAAGAATATGAAAAATCCACAGAGCAACAAACCTGAACCGTCCCAGCTTCATCTATAGCATGAGTTTCTGTTAAAGTGTGTTAATGTTGCTGTTTCCTTTTCACCTGCAGGATAGCATGTGTGAGCGCGCCCAGTGTGTACCAGAAGCTGAAGCAGGGTGTTGTGGACGGGTCAGACCGGGTGTCAGCTGTGGTGTTGGAGTACGACCGCCGCTTCGCCACTTATGGCGACGACTTCATCTTCTACGACTACAGCGAGCCGCTCTCCTTCCAGTCCAGAGTGGCTCCTCAGAGCTTCGATGTTGTCCTCGCCGACCCGCCGTACCTGTCTGAGGAGTGTCTGGGCAAAGTGGCCAAAACCATCAAGTACCTGAGCAAAGGCAAAGTGCTGCTGTgcacaggtgagaggaggaagagttcaCCCCAGTCTGCACCTCTCATGTCTTATCATTAGAGTATCATTAGCAGCTGATTTTCTAAAAAATCAATAACATCTACTGCAGTTTTAAAGGTATTTTTACAATCTTCAGACTCTTCTTAACATCTGGATAAACATCTGTCCACTGcatgataaaaaagaaagattttcaaaataattaaaagtgtAAAGAGTGCAATAAGAGAGTTTGAAAAAGTCTACTTTAGATCTTAGTTTCAC encodes the following:
- the eef1akmt1 gene encoding EEF1A lysine methyltransferase 1; this encodes MSDSDDDVPTLSAHTLAALQEFLSETSSDLPHSTEPSDQFAVGAVEEDWRMSQFWYSDETATKLAEEVIREAGEGGRIACVSAPSVYQKLKQGVVDGSDRVSAVVLEYDRRFATYGDDFIFYDYSEPLSFQSRVAPQSFDVVLADPPYLSEECLGKVAKTIKYLSKGKVLLCTGAIMESVAKELLDLKMCSFLPQHKRNLSNEFRCFVNYPSRLLSC